The genomic region ATGATTTCCATAGCTAGTTGATGGGCGGTCTTGTCTTGTAGTTTGGCAAGTTTATCTACGGCTACGTATGTTTCTTCATCTGCAAACAACCCCAGACGAAATTTTCCAGGCGAATTTGGTATGCCTTCCCAATTGTCGACGAATCCTTGAAGTTTCTCAAAACCCTGCAAGATCATAAATGGATTTAAGTAGAATCATATGTTTCATTGAGGTTGCGCAATCGAAATATTTGCAAATTAGACTGGTCAGTCAAATCACATTTTTCACTGTGGGACTTTATAAAACATTGGTGTTTCTAACACACGTGGGTAAGATTGCGTAAATTAAAACCCGCAATCCCACCATTTTGCAGGATATGTACAAGTACCGGGTATGTTGTACTGTTGTAGAGATTCTTGTTTGAGACAGTCTCGTCTGTAAGCCGCCAACCCCAAACTTTATGTATTTTTCAATTAATTGTAGGGTAATGACTAATGAGATGGTTTCACATGCGACACAGACACATAGGTATCACGAACATGGTTGCTATTGTACTAGTCAGTTAAGCACTCACCATGCGATTACTGAAATCGCCAAAGGATTCCTTAGCATTCCGATTCCGTCTCCAGTAGTAAAATAAAGGCTCAAGCACTTTCTCTAGCTCTTGAATTttgactttgttcaagaaggTTTTTGCCAACGAAGACTGATTAGGTGTACCGCCCAGCCATATCTGCTCATCACACACACAGTACACTAAATTAAATACTCCGTAACATGATAAGTCGCATAAAAGCCagtgaaaataaataaatttgaaagaattttttttttttctctttacaATGTCGAACCATGGAAGTACCTGATAACTGTTGGGACCGTCACCAACTAGCCCAAGCTCCGCCATGTAGGGCCTTGCACATCCATTAGGACACCCAGTTATCCTTACGACAACAGATTCATTGTACTTGAGACCAACCTGAGATCAAACTGTTTAATAAGCTTTCACTTCCGCATTTGTAGTATTTCCAAATTAGTGCCCTACCTGACTACCATTATTTACTAGAGAGACGCCGATAAAAAATAAGTACTTCGTATGAAACTAAGGCGTACCTTCTCCAACACAGCTCTAACCCGTTTCAATATGTCGGGAATACCTCGCTCGGCTTCGGTTATTGCCAATGGACACATTGGTAATGCAGGGCATGCCATGGCAGTCACATTTAGAGGATCAACATATTTAGGTTCCTGAAATCAGACCCAAATGGGTTTAGTATCCGAGTTTATCTTCTGAGAAACGCTACACCAACAAAATTACCCCAATGCCTCAATGGCTCCGGTAGATTGCGAGGTGGGGAGGAGGGGGCTTGGTTGCATGCAGTAACAATGCCATTTTAAAATAAAGTTAAAAATGAGACGGAGTCCCACCAATAAAGTCAGTCTAAAATAAAACCTATATATAGGCGTTGATCCCGACAAGATATCATTATGTTTTGAGGGTGTTATTAAGAAGGACCCTACATGTAGGCGTTCCTTGACAAGGCTCATGGACTTGCATCAAAGGGGTAtggtttttttattattatgagtCCCTGTTTTTAGCACTAGGATTCGGACCTTGGAAGTCTGTACTGTTCCTTTTCTGTTTTGAAAGTCAATATTATGTCTGCACATTCAAGCATTTGCTGATCAATTTTCTTTTTTATATGAGCATTGTTTCAACGGTTTGACATTTTCGGTTGGTTTATCCGACACCCGTACTCGTGTCAGAGTAGCGTAAATTGGCATACATTCATTACCTTTGTCCCATCTTCTTTTCTCACTATGGACCTTTTACTTAAATTCTGTAGAATGACACATAAGTttatatttccaatggagccaaagattcattactctttggttctggattatgatggaataaagcaaaatggctcactaaagtggctgcgcttctttctcttgtgaagtagtggtccttcgatgcagttctcgatgcaattttcatcttgggtcattcggaaacagcctctttgtgttgctaacacaagggtaaggctgcgtacatccgacccccccttaccccgcaatttgcaggAGCCATTGAGGCGCTGGGGtaatgatgttgttgttgttgttgataggCGTTCCAAACTATTTATTGTAAGACCGTCTCAGACAGTCAGACATGACTTGGGGTGAACATCCATGAAAGCAGATATTAAACCCGTTTTCCTTGTCGCCGAGTCTTGACCAAGGTAATCTGTGAAAACTAGAGCAAGCATAATGTCCCAATAAGCATATATTAGTATCTTACCAGCAGACCACCCTGAGCAAGCATTGTGGTAATTTGGCGCTTCCATGAATGGCGGATGTCACAAAGGATGAGGTTTTGATTAGCAGTAATACGTACGTCTAAATTATACTTCTCAATTACTTCCCTCAATGTTTTCTTCATTTCTCCTTTTATACGACCGCTATCAACATGAAGGCCACAAAATAGATTTCCATCACCCTGTTGATAAAATGACCAAATGATAAATATGATTTTCCAGGAGCAATAAGATGAACATAAATGTGGATATCGATCAAGACGAAAAGAAGGAACCACAGTACAACAGATATCAATCAAGACGAGATATATATACCTGTTCATGCCACCCCAGGAAACTCTTGAACTCCCATTCAGGCAACTCGCGGAATGGCTCAAATTTCTTTCCATAGTACTGTTCAACAACACTTCTGAATTTTTCAATGCCCCATGAGCTAATTAAATACTTCATCCTGCTATATTTGCGGTCATCTCTACGCCCATTTTCTCTCTGAGTAACAACTATAGCTTTGATAGCATATAATATATCTTCCTTTGGTACATAACCTAATGGTTCGGCCAAACGAGGGAAAGTGCTCTCTAGTCTGTGTGTCCTTCCCATGCCACCTCCAACCTTATCAAAAAATTTAACGAAATCAGTAAAAGGTATAGCAGATAATTTGAGGCACAAATTCCTTCAGAGTGCTTTTGCTCGCAAAAACTTATAATGACTTGGAGATATTCAACGGACACCATACAGAAAATTTTTTGGGTCCGCCATTGGGAGAAGAAAACCATAGTACAACGTAGCATTTAAAATTATAGTGAATGTAGAAACTTACATATAGGTTGAAGCCTTGGGGCTCTCCATTGTCATCAGAGACTACGACGACACCAATGTCATTGGTGAGAATGTCAACTGAGTTATCTGTCGGAACTGTGACAGCAATCTTGAATTTCCTAGGTAAGAATTGGGTTCCGTAAATAGGCTCAGGAGAGTCCGGAAAATTAGTTCCAAGGGAAT from Silene latifolia isolate original U9 population chromosome 3, ASM4854445v1, whole genome shotgun sequence harbors:
- the LOC141646585 gene encoding sulfite reductase 1 [ferredoxin], chloroplastic-like — translated: MTTSFGAANTAIFSDPKLQIQSFNGLKSSSNLLNVHRPVNVSSISSNSSIITAVSTPVKPETAVEPKRSKVEIIKEHSNFIRYPLQEEMMNDAPNINEAATQLIKFHGSYLQYDRNVKGAKSYSFMLRTKNPSGKVSNRLYLVMDDLADQFGIGTLRLTTRQTFQLHGVLKQNMKTVMGTIIRNMGSTLGACGDLNRNVLAPPAPLAQKDYLFAQETAENIAALLTPQSGFYYDVWVDGERFMTAEPPEVVKARNDNSLGTNFPDSPEPIYGTQFLPRKFKIAVTVPTDNSVDILTNDIGVVVVSDDNGEPQGFNLYVGGGMGRTHRLESTFPRLAEPLGYVPKEDILYAIKAIVVTQRENGRRDDRKYSRMKYLISSWGIEKFRSVVEQYYGKKFEPFRELPEWEFKSFLGWHEQGDGNLFCGLHVDSGRIKGEMKKTLREVIEKYNLDVRITANQNLILCDIRHSWKRQITTMLAQGGLLEPKYVDPLNVTAMACPALPMCPLAITEAERGIPDILKRVRAVLEKVGLKYNESVVVRITGCPNGCARPYMAELGLVGDGPNSYQIWLGGTPNQSSLAKTFLNKVKIQELEKVLEPLFYYWRRNRNAKESFGDFSNRMGFEKLQGFVDNWEGIPNSPGKFRLGLFADEETYVAVDKLAKLQDKTAHQLAMEIIRNYIAGVQNGKTAE